A genomic window from Tautonia rosea includes:
- a CDS encoding sulfatase family protein, with protein MMGIQIIRIRFWIAMAILVVLASCLDGSMAVAKEHDRSVRPNIVFIFADDHAYQAVSAYGSTINRTPHIDRLANEGMRFDACLVTNSICGPSRATILTGKYSHLNGFYQNGDRFDGSQTTVAKLLQAAGYQTAIFGKWHLESDPTGFDNWHILPGQGAYYNPPMIHNGERVRHEGYTTDIITDLTLDWLKNDRDPDRPFLIMSQHKAPHRNWQPGPKFLNAYKDTPIAEPPTLFDDYQGRGTPARTQDMTIRDTLTPNDLKFITPNNLSEDQLALWNDAYSVENAEFERLGLSGDDLVRWKYQRYIKDYLRCIDSVDENVGRLLDYLDESGLAEKTIVIYASDQGFYLGEHGWFDKRWMYEESLRTPFLVRWPGVVEPGSTSNRLVSNLDFAETFLDVAGIPIPDEMQGRSLVPLLEGEPPEDWRSSFYYHYYEYPAEHSVQRHYGVRTDRYKLIHFYSLGEWEMYDLLRDPHELRSCYDDPQYADVREDLTAELARLREELAVPDDLRPNDVRRPIQTNP; from the coding sequence ATGATGGGCATTCAAATAATAAGGATTCGTTTCTGGATTGCGATGGCCATTCTAGTTGTGCTTGCATCGTGTCTGGACGGATCGATGGCCGTTGCGAAGGAACATGATCGGTCTGTTCGCCCGAACATCGTCTTCATCTTCGCTGATGACCACGCCTATCAAGCGGTCAGCGCTTATGGATCGACCATCAACCGCACTCCTCACATCGATCGCCTGGCCAACGAAGGAATGCGTTTCGATGCCTGTCTAGTCACGAACTCAATCTGCGGGCCCAGCCGAGCAACCATACTGACCGGAAAATACAGTCATCTGAACGGTTTCTATCAAAATGGCGATCGTTTCGACGGCTCGCAAACGACTGTTGCCAAGCTGTTGCAAGCGGCCGGTTATCAGACGGCAATCTTCGGCAAGTGGCACCTGGAGAGCGACCCGACCGGCTTCGACAATTGGCACATCTTGCCGGGGCAGGGGGCCTACTACAATCCTCCCATGATCCACAACGGTGAGCGCGTTCGACACGAAGGCTATACCACCGACATCATCACCGACCTGACCCTTGACTGGCTTAAAAATGACCGCGATCCTGATCGTCCCTTCCTGATCATGTCTCAGCATAAGGCCCCGCACCGCAACTGGCAGCCGGGCCCGAAATTCCTGAACGCGTATAAGGATACTCCGATCGCCGAGCCGCCAACATTGTTTGATGACTATCAGGGACGAGGGACCCCGGCTCGGACTCAGGATATGACGATCCGCGATACCTTGACCCCGAACGACCTGAAGTTCATCACCCCGAATAACTTGAGCGAAGATCAACTCGCGCTCTGGAACGACGCCTACTCGGTCGAGAACGCAGAGTTCGAACGGCTTGGTCTGTCGGGAGACGATCTGGTGCGCTGGAAGTACCAGCGTTACATCAAGGATTACCTCCGTTGTATTGACTCGGTCGATGAGAACGTCGGGCGATTGCTCGACTATCTCGACGAGTCGGGTCTGGCCGAGAAGACAATAGTCATCTATGCGTCGGACCAGGGGTTCTACCTGGGCGAGCACGGTTGGTTCGACAAGCGATGGATGTATGAAGAATCGCTCCGCACACCATTTCTCGTGCGATGGCCAGGGGTGGTCGAACCGGGATCGACGTCTAATCGCCTCGTCTCGAACCTTGACTTCGCCGAGACGTTCCTTGACGTCGCCGGCATCCCAATTCCCGACGAAATGCAGGGGCGGAGTCTCGTTCCGCTGCTCGAAGGGGAACCGCCCGAGGACTGGCGGTCGAGCTTCTACTACCATTATTACGAGTACCCCGCGGAACACTCCGTCCAGCGGCATTACGGCGTGCGAACGGATCGATACAAGCTGATTCACTTCTACAGTCTCGGCGAGTGGGAGATGTACGATCTCCTGCGCGATCCGCACGAGCTTCGGAGCTGCTACGACGACCCGCAATACGCCGACGTACGCGAGGACTTGACGGCCGAGCTTGCCCGACTTCGCGAGGAGCTGGCGGTGCCGGACGACCTCCGACCCAACGACGTGCGACGTCCGATCCAAACCAACCCCTGA
- a CDS encoding Gfo/Idh/MocA family protein, translating into MKSGTQQISLALSSLVLVGALAIASMEANGADEPVLRAGLIGLDTSHVIAFTRVLNSENSEGPLARVRVVAGYPGGSPDIASSRDRVEGFTTQLRDEYGVEIVDSIEALIEKVDVVFLESVDGRPHLEQARPVIAAGKPLFIDKPMAGSLADVIEIFSLAEEAGVPVFSSSSLRFQPQLDAAKESPIVGAITYGPCSLEKTHPDLFWYGVHGVEMLYALMGTGCEYVSRSSTPGTDVVTGTWNDGRIGTYRGIRDGRAGFGAVVFGPESIESMTVGGGYETMLVEVCEFFLGGDPPVSAEETIELFAFMEAADESKGQGGAPVSIQEVIETARKTVTERGNQASK; encoded by the coding sequence ATGAAGAGTGGAACACAGCAGATAAGTCTCGCACTCAGCTCGCTGGTCCTCGTGGGTGCCTTGGCAATCGCGAGCATGGAGGCGAACGGAGCCGATGAGCCCGTCTTGCGGGCTGGCCTGATTGGCCTGGATACCTCGCATGTCATCGCATTTACCCGGGTCCTGAACTCCGAGAATTCTGAAGGCCCGTTGGCCCGCGTTCGGGTGGTGGCAGGGTATCCCGGAGGCAGCCCAGACATCGCCTCCAGTCGTGATCGTGTCGAGGGCTTCACCACGCAGCTTCGCGACGAGTACGGCGTGGAGATCGTTGATTCGATCGAGGCGTTGATTGAGAAGGTGGACGTTGTATTTCTCGAAAGCGTTGACGGCCGGCCACACCTGGAGCAGGCTCGCCCGGTGATCGCCGCCGGCAAGCCGCTGTTTATTGACAAGCCGATGGCCGGCTCGCTGGCCGACGTGATCGAGATCTTCTCCCTGGCCGAAGAGGCGGGCGTCCCGGTGTTCTCTTCTTCCTCGCTGAGGTTTCAGCCCCAACTTGATGCGGCGAAGGAGTCTCCGATTGTGGGTGCGATCACCTACGGGCCGTGCTCGCTGGAGAAAACCCACCCCGACCTGTTCTGGTACGGCGTCCACGGCGTCGAGATGCTCTACGCGCTGATGGGGACCGGTTGCGAATACGTCTCCCGCTCCTCGACCCCAGGGACCGACGTGGTGACGGGCACCTGGAACGACGGTCGGATCGGCACTTACCGAGGGATTCGTGACGGTCGAGCCGGCTTTGGCGCTGTGGTCTTCGGTCCGGAGTCGATCGAATCGATGACCGTTGGGGGTGGCTACGAGACCATGCTCGTTGAGGTCTGTGAGTTCTTCCTCGGTGGCGATCCTCCGGTTTCGGCCGAGGAGACGATTGAGTTGTTCGCCTTCATGGAAGCGGCCGACGAGAGCAAGGGGCAGGGGGGTGCTCCGGTCTCGATCCAGGAGGTCATCGAAACGGCCCGGAAGACAGTCACCGAGCGAGGAAATCAGGCGTCGAAGTGA